A region from the Rhinoderma darwinii isolate aRhiDar2 chromosome 2, aRhiDar2.hap1, whole genome shotgun sequence genome encodes:
- the PTRH2 gene encoding peptidyl-tRNA hydrolase 2, mitochondrial: MTMDYISHPGTLTLAAGIACGVFLGWSLRGRYGRSRNFTSIAGNDLGSEASVMGESGEFKMVLVVRNDLKMGKGKVAAQCSHAAVSAYKQLQKRNPELLKQWEYCGQPKVVVKAPDEGALVELLSQAKLLGLTISLIQDAGRTQIAPGSRTVLGVGPGPGNLIDKVTGHLKLY; the protein is encoded by the coding sequence ATGACCATGGATTACATTTCACATCCTGGGACTCTGACACTGGCAGCAGGAATAGCATGTGGTGTTTTTCTAGGCTGGAGCCTGCGTGGCCGCTATGGACGTTCCCGAAACTTCACAAGCATTGCAGGAAATGACTTAGGAAGTGAAGCAAGTGTTATGGGAGAGAGTGGCGAGTTCAAGATGGTATTAGTAGTCCGTAATGatttaaaaatgggaaaaggaaaaGTGGCTGCGCAGTGTTCACATGCTGCAGTATCCGCCTACAAGCAGCTCCAAAAAAGAAATCCTGAATTACTCAAGCAATGGGAATACTGCGGACAACCAAAAGTAGTGGTGAAAGCACCAGATGAAGGCGCATTAGTTGAACTTCTCTCTCAAGCAAAACTGCTAGGATTAACCATTAGTTTGATACAGGATGCTGGTCGTACGCAGATAGCACCTGGATCTCGAACCGTCCTTGGTGTGGGACCAGGTCCTGGCAACCTAATTGACAAAGTGACTGGGCATTTAAAACTCTATTGA